One window from the genome of Candidatus Cybelea sp. encodes:
- the hpnH gene encoding adenosyl-hopene transferase HpnH, with protein MSMPLQQKIAVAKYVAGKRLRGEKKYPLVLELEPLLQCNLACAGCGKIQHPDEILRQRLSVEECIAAVEECGAPMVSIAGGEPLVHEQMPQIVEELVKRKKFVFLCTNALLLEKKIHLFKPSVYFVWMIHLDGMRERHDESVCRKGVFDKAIAATKVAKERGFRVFTNTTFFDQDGPESVREVLDYLNDDLKVDMMQISPAYAYEKAPDQGHFLGVSRTREVFKEAFAGGKRKKWRLNHSPLYLDFLEGKVDFECTPWGIPCYTVFGWQRPCYLMSKEGYARTYKELLDETDWSKYGRGKHESCNNCMAHCGYEPTAVIRTTASLRESVRAAFSG; from the coding sequence ATGAGCATGCCCCTCCAGCAGAAGATCGCCGTCGCCAAGTACGTTGCCGGCAAGCGGCTGCGCGGCGAGAAGAAGTATCCGCTCGTCCTCGAGCTCGAACCGCTGCTGCAGTGCAACCTGGCTTGCGCCGGCTGCGGCAAGATCCAGCACCCCGATGAGATCCTTCGCCAACGCTTGAGCGTCGAAGAGTGCATCGCCGCGGTCGAAGAGTGCGGCGCCCCGATGGTCTCGATCGCCGGCGGCGAACCGCTGGTCCACGAGCAGATGCCGCAGATCGTCGAGGAACTGGTCAAGCGAAAGAAGTTCGTGTTTCTTTGCACCAACGCGCTGCTGCTCGAGAAGAAGATCCATCTCTTCAAGCCGTCGGTCTACTTCGTCTGGATGATCCACCTCGACGGCATGCGCGAGCGCCACGACGAATCGGTTTGCCGCAAAGGCGTCTTCGATAAAGCCATCGCCGCCACCAAGGTGGCTAAGGAGCGAGGCTTCCGCGTCTTCACCAACACGACGTTCTTCGATCAGGACGGCCCCGAATCGGTCCGCGAGGTGCTCGATTATCTCAACGACGATCTGAAGGTCGACATGATGCAGATCTCGCCGGCCTACGCATACGAGAAAGCCCCCGATCAAGGGCACTTTTTGGGCGTAAGCCGCACGCGCGAGGTCTTCAAGGAAGCCTTCGCGGGCGGTAAGCGCAAGAAATGGCGCCTGAATCACAGCCCGCTCTATCTCGACTTTCTCGAAGGGAAGGTCGACTTCGAGTGCACGCCGTGGGGCATCCCGTGCTACACGGTTTTCGGCTGGCAGCGCCCTTGCTACCTGATGAGCAAAGAGGGCTACGCCCGCACGTACAAAGAGCTGCTCGACGAGACCGACTGGTCGAAGTACGGCCGCGGCAAGCATGAGTCGTGCAATAACTGCATGGCGCACTGCGGCTACGAGCCGACGGCGGTGATTCGCACGACGGCCTCGCTGCGTGAATCGGTTCGCGCGGCCTTCAGCGGCTAA